The genomic DNA AGCGGCCCACAATAACGAGCCATTGTTTGTGCGTGGCCGTGTCGTCCATGTAGAGGCATTGCCGGATTCGACGTACGCTATCGGCGTCGAGACACTGCTGAATCCTAACGTAAAGTCCGTTGCTCCGCACGCCAATCCCAACTCGGCTCAGCCCACGCCCAATCGTGATACCGTCATGACTCACGACAGCAGTGGCCATTCAACTTCTGTCCAATCAGCAAACTCCAAGAAACGTGAGACCGACAAGCGAAAGCAGTTGATCCCCATTGTGCTCGTATTGTTGATTCCTCTGGCCACGGGTTGGAGCATTTCCCGTCATGCAGATGGGGGAAACAACACAACAAACGACAACATCCAGGTTCGCCTTCCCTCTGAAAACGACGAGCCAGTCCCCCTGCCCGACAAGCCGCCCAAGAAGAAGAAATCGGTCAAGGAACAGCCTCCACGTGAAGCTTCGGCTTCGCGCAACTCCGGAGGCGCAGCAGGTGGCTCCCCAAGCGCACCACGATCACGACCGCCGGTTTCCGGCGATATTGGCGACGCGGCGCTTGTGCGCGACAATAGTGTGTCCATACGGCAACGACTGGCTAACCTCGCCGTCTCCACCACAAAACAGAACATCGAACCAGAAGGTGGCGTTGGATCAGAATCGCCGACTTCTCCCCTGCAAGGAAGGGAGCAGCAAGGCAAGCCAACCGAGCCGCCTGCGACTTTACCCAAATCAGGGATTGCTTTAGTGATCGACAAGAGTTCTTTCAGCATGACCCTCTACCGCAACGGTCAGCCAATACGGACGATCCC from Candidatus Hydrogenedentota bacterium includes the following:
- a CDS encoding L,D-transpeptidase family protein — translated: MPSQKHVLLARGGGASLLQEGVVADISRDGLGIVTSPTLPIGSSLEIEFTQAAHNNEPLFVRGRVVHVEALPDSTYAIGVETLLNPNVKSVAPHANPNSAQPTPNRDTVMTHDSSGHSTSVQSANSKKRETDKRKQLIPIVLVLLIPLATGWSISRHADGGNNTTNDNIQVRLPSENDEPVPLPDKPPKKKKSVKEQPPREASASRNSGGAAGGSPSAPRSRPPVSGDIGDAALVRDNSVSIRQRLANLAVSTTKQNIEPEGGVGSESPTSPLQGREQQGKPTEPPATLPKSGIALVIDKSSFSMTLYRNGQPIRTIPVAVGAEDTTPTGVFTVVNKLTDPVWHNRGEGVPPGDPRNPLGKRWLGLARDGRPTTYGIHAALDTSRVGKPFGDGCLRLHPEDLETVFRICPVGATVMIQP